A part of Variovorax sp. HW608 genomic DNA contains:
- a CDS encoding CBS domain-containing protein produces the protein MKVSDILRVKGNTLFTITPDQPLAEAVSTMADKDIGSLVVMEHGDLVGMLTFREVILAIVGNGGQVGGTLVRKAMDDHPVTCTLETDLDEIRRIMLERHARYMPVMDKRMLMGVISFYDVAKAVVDSQNFENKMLKAYIRDWPEEQ, from the coding sequence ATGAAGGTCAGCGACATCCTGCGCGTCAAGGGAAACACCCTGTTCACGATCACCCCTGATCAACCCCTGGCCGAGGCCGTCAGCACCATGGCCGACAAGGATATCGGCTCGCTCGTGGTGATGGAGCACGGCGACCTCGTCGGCATGCTCACCTTCCGCGAAGTGATCCTCGCCATCGTGGGCAATGGCGGCCAGGTCGGCGGCACGCTGGTGCGCAAGGCCATGGACGACCATCCGGTGACCTGCACCCTCGAGACCGATCTCGACGAGATCCGCCGCATCATGCTGGAGCGCCATGCGCGCTACATGCCGGTGATGGACAAGCGCATGCTGATGGGGGTGATCAGCTTCTACGACGTCGCGAAGGCGGTCGTCGACAGCCAGAACTTCGAGAACAAGATGCTCAAGGCCTATATCCGCGACTGGCCCGAAGAGCAGTAG
- a CDS encoding Bug family tripartite tricarboxylate transporter substrate binding protein has product MNKLIRKPLLLASMLLAALPGAALAQAAWPSSKPITLIVPYSAGGSVDFNARLVASKLGERLKQSVVIENISGAGGAIGVAKAVNAAPDGYTLVAGPDSVIAIGRLINPGAFKFDPLKDLAPVGMLNTAPMVLVARPGLPAKDFADFVKLAKAAPGKYNYATSGVGTVLQLAMELLKDRTGIYVTHVPYRGGAQIASDVIGNQVDLAMLVSTSAIPHVNGNRLKALGVTSEKRLAALPDVPTFGEMPGLKGYSMVSWTGIFAPAATPPAIVNRLNQELNAVLKDPEIRAKLQEQGAVPGSGTAEELGQFVRAEYARNQKIVQSANIKE; this is encoded by the coding sequence ATGAACAAGCTCATCCGCAAGCCCCTTCTCCTCGCCTCGATGCTGCTCGCCGCGCTGCCCGGCGCGGCGCTCGCGCAGGCCGCATGGCCCTCGTCCAAGCCGATCACGCTGATCGTCCCGTACTCGGCCGGCGGCAGCGTTGACTTCAACGCGCGGCTGGTGGCCAGCAAGCTCGGCGAAAGGCTCAAGCAGTCGGTGGTCATCGAGAACATCTCCGGCGCGGGCGGCGCGATCGGCGTCGCCAAGGCGGTCAATGCCGCGCCCGACGGCTACACGCTGGTCGCCGGGCCGGACAGCGTCATCGCGATCGGCCGGCTCATCAATCCGGGCGCCTTCAAGTTCGACCCCCTCAAGGACTTGGCGCCCGTGGGCATGCTGAACACCGCGCCGATGGTGCTGGTCGCCAGGCCGGGGCTGCCGGCGAAGGACTTCGCCGACTTCGTCAAGCTCGCGAAGGCGGCGCCGGGCAAGTACAACTACGCGACCTCCGGCGTGGGCACGGTGCTCCAGCTCGCGATGGAACTGCTCAAGGACCGCACCGGCATCTACGTGACCCACGTGCCCTACCGCGGCGGCGCGCAGATCGCCTCGGACGTGATCGGCAATCAAGTCGATCTCGCGATGCTGGTCAGCACCAGCGCCATCCCGCATGTGAACGGCAATCGCCTCAAGGCGCTCGGCGTGACGAGCGAGAAGCGGCTTGCGGCCCTGCCGGACGTGCCGACCTTCGGCGAGATGCCCGGCCTCAAGGGCTATTCGATGGTGAGCTGGACCGGCATCTTCGCCCCGGCCGCCACCCCGCCGGCGATCGTCAACCGGCTCAACCAGGAGCTCAACGCCGTCCTGAAGGACCCGGAGATCCGCGCCAAGCTGCAGGAACAGGGCGCCGTCCCCGGCAGCGGGACCGCCGAAGAACTGGGCCAGTTCGTGCGAGCCGAATACGCCCGCAACCAGAAGATCGTCCAGTCGGCGAATATCAAGGAATAG
- the add gene encoding adenosine deaminase, translating to MTQAAAVPASPLESFLHAIPKVELHCHLFGTVRKDTFIDLNRRAGKPLRGDEIEAFYTRGEKPVGVLRVLRALDSELVRSADDLHRLTLEYLEDAARHNVRYGEFFWNPTGTVHESGIDYRKAQDAIVRAIHDAKRQFGITGRLIAAIDREASPEAAVEMVQWVVGNRCDEVIGIGIDYRENDRPPELFQEAYADARRAGLKTTAHAGEFGMPWTNVRTALELLHVDRIDHGYTVVDEPAFARECADRGVIFTVVPTNSYYLRTLPPERWALDHPIRRMPGLGLRIHPNTDDPTLHKVTPTQAWHMMVRDFGFGLDDLRGFMQNGIDGAWIDDSLRRQWRAQWTAEFDALRARLPQDLTPPTP from the coding sequence ATGACACAAGCCGCAGCCGTTCCGGCATCGCCCCTGGAATCGTTCCTCCACGCGATTCCGAAGGTCGAACTGCACTGCCATCTGTTCGGCACTGTGCGCAAGGACACTTTCATCGACCTCAACCGGCGCGCCGGCAAGCCGCTGCGGGGCGACGAGATCGAGGCTTTCTATACGCGCGGCGAGAAGCCCGTCGGCGTGTTGCGCGTGCTGCGGGCGCTCGATTCGGAACTGGTGCGCAGCGCCGACGACCTGCACCGGCTCACGCTCGAATACCTGGAAGACGCCGCACGCCACAACGTGCGTTATGGCGAGTTCTTCTGGAACCCGACCGGCACGGTGCACGAATCCGGCATCGACTACCGCAAGGCGCAGGACGCGATCGTGCGCGCGATCCACGACGCGAAGCGGCAGTTCGGCATCACCGGCCGCCTGATCGCCGCGATCGACCGCGAGGCCAGCCCCGAGGCCGCCGTCGAGATGGTGCAGTGGGTCGTGGGCAACCGCTGCGACGAAGTGATCGGCATCGGCATCGACTACCGCGAGAACGACCGCCCGCCCGAGCTGTTCCAAGAGGCGTATGCCGACGCGCGCCGCGCCGGCCTCAAGACGACCGCGCACGCGGGCGAATTCGGCATGCCGTGGACCAATGTGCGCACGGCACTCGAGCTGCTCCATGTGGACCGCATCGACCATGGCTACACGGTGGTCGACGAGCCCGCGTTCGCGCGCGAGTGCGCCGACCGCGGCGTGATCTTCACCGTGGTGCCGACCAACTCCTACTACCTGCGCACCCTGCCGCCGGAGCGCTGGGCGCTCGACCATCCGATCCGCCGCATGCCGGGTCTCGGCCTGCGCATCCACCCGAACACCGACGACCCGACCTTGCACAAGGTCACGCCCACCCAGGCCTGGCACATGATGGTGCGGGACTTCGGCTTTGGCCTCGACGACCTGCGCGGCTTCATGCAGAACGGGATCGACGGCGCCTGGATCGACGACTCGCTTCGCCGCCAGTGGCGTGCGCAATGGACCGCCGAATTCGATGCGCTGCGCGCCCGCCTCCCGCAAGACCTGACGCCTCCCACCCCATGA
- a CDS encoding LysR family transcriptional regulator, whose translation MANTQLSSSLRALTLRQLRFFSVLVEEGQFGRAAKRLSITQPALSNAIKQMEKLLGAELLTRSTHRLELTPLGAEVLARTDFLVNTFDVALRDIEHTVQRGRAFVRIGVIPSASGRVAAAVGDFQRGDAARQVEFGWRDAPSNTLLAEVRSGQLDMAVAAITEPPGGLVCVDLFRDPLVLVVRRDHPLAQAGEADWEAIGGERLVLFESGSMPALGDPARAQFAQGAEPYRVSYSETLYALVRGGLALGLMPKLYTSSLGDDELVVLPLRKPNIERRVVLVHLPGPMRNVMAEALIAHLRQSLPSPADGIAPRRLRPPRKRGA comes from the coding sequence ATGGCGAATACGCAGCTTTCCTCCTCCCTGCGCGCGCTCACGCTGCGCCAGTTGCGGTTCTTCTCGGTGCTGGTGGAGGAAGGCCAGTTCGGCCGCGCGGCGAAGCGGCTGTCCATCACGCAGCCCGCGCTCAGCAATGCGATCAAGCAGATGGAGAAGCTGCTCGGCGCCGAGCTGCTGACGCGTTCCACGCACCGGCTCGAACTCACGCCGCTGGGCGCCGAGGTGCTTGCGCGCACCGATTTCCTGGTCAACACCTTCGACGTGGCGCTGCGCGACATCGAGCACACGGTGCAGCGCGGACGCGCGTTCGTGCGCATCGGCGTCATCCCTTCCGCGAGCGGCCGGGTCGCGGCGGCGGTCGGCGACTTCCAGCGCGGCGATGCGGCGCGGCAGGTCGAATTCGGCTGGCGCGACGCGCCCTCGAACACGCTCCTGGCCGAAGTGCGCAGCGGGCAGCTCGACATGGCGGTCGCAGCCATCACCGAGCCGCCGGGCGGGCTCGTCTGCGTGGACCTGTTCCGCGATCCGCTGGTGCTCGTGGTGCGGCGCGACCATCCGCTCGCGCAGGCGGGCGAGGCGGACTGGGAAGCCATCGGTGGCGAGCGGCTCGTGCTGTTCGAGAGCGGCAGCATGCCTGCGCTGGGCGATCCGGCGCGCGCCCAGTTCGCGCAGGGCGCCGAGCCGTATCGCGTCAGCTACTCGGAGACGCTCTACGCGCTGGTGCGCGGCGGCCTCGCGCTCGGGTTGATGCCCAAGCTCTACACCTCGTCGCTGGGCGATGACGAACTGGTGGTGCTGCCGCTGCGCAAGCCGAACATCGAGCGGCGCGTGGTGCTGGTGCATCTTCCGGGGCCGATGCGCAACGTGATGGCCGAGGCGCTGATCGCGCATCTGCGGCAGAGCCTGCCGTCACCCGCCGATGGCATTGCACCGCGGCGTCTTCGCCCGCCGCGCAAGCGCGGCGCCTGA
- a CDS encoding polyhydroxyalkanoate depolymerase, translated as MLYRAYQTHADLFSPTRLTAQVLGKALWNDKADRSLTRRVASAMEVFSRMRLTHTRPPYGIERVVVDGKEVAVHEEAALVTPFGTLLHFRKESNAVHPPVLLAAPLSGHFATLLRETVRTLLRDHDVYVTDWHNARDVPIWHGGFGLDDYTLRIIDFLEAIGPGVHMVAVCQPCVAALAATALMAEDDNPSTPRSLTLMAGPVDCRVNPTMVNKLANDRSIGWFERNLISYVPWPHAGMMRRVYPGFLQLSAFMSMNPDRHKQQFAKLYQHLVDGEIEQADTIRTFYDEYLAVNDLPAEFYLETVERVFQTYDLPRGELTVGERRIDPAAIRRTALLTVEGERDDICSVGQTVAAQDLCTSVRPYLKTHHLQAGVGHYGVFSGSKWNTQIYPRVRETIHTATELH; from the coding sequence ATGCTGTATCGCGCCTACCAAACCCACGCCGACCTGTTCTCGCCGACGCGGCTCACGGCGCAGGTCCTCGGCAAGGCGCTTTGGAACGACAAGGCGGACCGCAGCCTGACCCGCCGCGTCGCCTCGGCCATGGAGGTCTTTTCGCGCATGCGGCTCACCCACACGCGGCCGCCCTACGGCATCGAGCGCGTGGTGGTCGACGGCAAGGAAGTGGCGGTGCATGAAGAGGCGGCGCTGGTCACGCCCTTCGGCACGCTGCTGCACTTCCGCAAGGAGTCCAATGCGGTGCATCCGCCGGTGCTGCTGGCTGCACCACTATCGGGCCATTTCGCGACGCTTCTGCGCGAAACCGTGCGCACGCTCCTGCGCGACCACGACGTGTACGTGACCGACTGGCACAACGCGCGCGACGTGCCGATCTGGCACGGCGGCTTCGGCCTGGACGACTACACGCTGCGGATCATCGATTTCCTCGAGGCGATCGGCCCCGGCGTGCACATGGTGGCAGTCTGCCAGCCCTGCGTCGCGGCGCTCGCCGCCACCGCGCTGATGGCCGAGGACGACAACCCCTCGACCCCGCGCAGCCTCACGCTGATGGCCGGGCCGGTGGATTGCCGGGTCAACCCGACGATGGTGAACAAGCTCGCGAACGACCGGTCGATCGGCTGGTTCGAGCGCAACCTGATCAGCTACGTGCCCTGGCCGCACGCCGGCATGATGCGGCGCGTGTACCCGGGCTTCCTGCAATTGAGCGCCTTCATGAGCATGAACCCGGACCGCCACAAGCAGCAGTTCGCGAAGCTCTACCAGCACCTCGTGGACGGCGAGATCGAGCAGGCCGACACCATCCGCACCTTCTACGACGAGTACCTCGCGGTCAACGACCTGCCGGCGGAGTTCTATCTGGAAACCGTCGAGCGCGTGTTCCAGACCTACGACCTGCCGCGCGGCGAACTCACGGTCGGCGAGCGCAGGATCGACCCAGCCGCCATCCGGCGCACCGCGCTGCTCACGGTCGAAGGCGAGCGCGACGACATCTGCTCGGTCGGCCAGACGGTGGCGGCGCAGGACCTGTGCACCAGCGTGCGCCCCTATCTCAAGACCCATCACCTGCAGGCGGGCGTCGGGCACTACGGCGTGTTCAGCGGCAGCAAGTGGAACACGCAGATCTATCCGCGCGTGCGCGAGACGATCCACACAGCGACCGAGCTCCACTGA